A window from Aquiluna borgnonia encodes these proteins:
- the hisF gene encoding imidazole glycerol phosphate synthase subunit HisF, which translates to MSAIRVIPCLDVADGRVVKGVNFENLRDSGDPIELASRYYEAGADEITFLDVAATVENRSTMHAVVTACAEQVFIPLTVGGGIRELSDVSKLLAVGADKVSVGSAGIANPKLLSEIAQEHGNQVLVISLDLKRADTKSGFGVTSHGGRRLTELDAFEWVTQVQGLGAGELLVNSIDADGTRDGFDLELIEKVRAISSVPIIASGGAGTVDHFVEAAQAGADALLAASVFHEQVISIAQVKQALRAQGIEVR; encoded by the coding sequence GTGAGCGCAATCAGGGTAATTCCATGTCTCGACGTGGCAGATGGGCGCGTAGTCAAGGGCGTCAATTTTGAAAATCTGCGCGACAGCGGCGACCCAATAGAGCTTGCGTCTCGTTACTACGAGGCTGGAGCTGACGAGATAACGTTTCTAGATGTTGCTGCCACGGTTGAAAACCGTTCTACTATGCACGCAGTGGTCACAGCTTGCGCCGAACAGGTATTCATTCCACTGACAGTTGGTGGTGGGATACGCGAACTTTCCGATGTGAGCAAACTCTTGGCAGTTGGCGCCGACAAGGTGTCGGTGGGTTCGGCCGGCATAGCAAACCCCAAACTGCTATCGGAAATTGCCCAAGAGCACGGAAATCAGGTGTTAGTCATCTCGCTCGACCTGAAGCGAGCTGACACAAAATCTGGTTTCGGGGTCACCAGCCACGGTGGGCGGCGGCTAACTGAACTTGACGCGTTCGAGTGGGTAACCCAGGTTCAGGGACTTGGCGCTGGAGAACTGCTTGTGAACAGCATCGATGCGGATGGCACCAGGGATGGCTTTGATCTGGAGCTAATTGAAAAGGTGCGAGCCATCTCTTCGGTTCCAATCATTGCCTCCGGCGGAGCCGGAACCGTGGATCACTTTGTTGAGGCCGCCCAGGCTGGTGCCGACGCGCTGCTGGCAGCAAGCGTTTTTCACGAACAGGTAATCTCAATCGCACAGGTCAAACAGGCACTTCGTGCGCAGGGAATTGAGGTTCGATGA
- the hisI gene encoding phosphoribosyl-AMP cyclohydrolase: MRLLEIAEVRFNDAGLVPVVVQQHNSGKVLMLAWANAETLRESIELGEMVYFSRSRNERWHKGETSGNTQRIVDLSLDCDGDTVLAIVDSHGPACHNGTETCFEEH; the protein is encoded by the coding sequence ATGAGATTGCTTGAAATTGCAGAGGTTCGCTTCAACGATGCTGGACTTGTTCCAGTTGTGGTGCAGCAGCATAATTCAGGCAAAGTACTGATGCTGGCCTGGGCTAACGCGGAAACCCTCAGGGAATCTATTGAGCTAGGTGAAATGGTCTATTTCTCGAGATCTAGAAACGAGCGCTGGCACAAGGGGGAGACCAGCGGAAATACCCAGCGGATTGTTGACCTAAGCCTTGACTGCGACGGGGATACCGTTCTAGCGATCGTAGATTCCCACGGTCCCGCCTGCCACAACGGCACCGAAACCTGCTTTGAGGAGCACTGA
- the lgt gene encoding prolipoprotein diacylglyceryl transferase translates to MHFLTSIPSPEISFIDLGPVRIHFYALFILTGIVISSFLADSRLHARGAQRGVFLDIALWAVPAGILGGRFYHVITHPKDYFYEGADLLATLRIWEGGMAIYGAVLFGAVGAWWGAKQAGIRFWPVADAVAPGLLIAQGIGRLGNYFNQELFGVPTTFWWGLEIPSDNPAYPAGLPEGLTFHPTFAYEMIWNLSAALILIYLGKRFTLQWGKQIALYLVFYSLGRLWIESIRIDPSEIILGLRVNIWSALIGIAIGVILFWVQSRRHPGLEPDIWLKGRNPAESEPTQPAEEKAQA, encoded by the coding sequence GTGCACTTTCTGACAAGCATTCCCTCACCCGAAATCAGTTTCATTGACCTGGGTCCGGTGCGTATTCATTTTTATGCGCTGTTTATCCTGACCGGAATCGTCATCTCAAGCTTTCTGGCCGACTCCAGGTTGCACGCCAGGGGAGCACAGCGGGGAGTGTTCCTTGACATTGCGCTTTGGGCTGTGCCGGCGGGAATTTTAGGTGGTCGCTTCTACCACGTGATCACCCACCCTAAGGATTACTTCTATGAGGGCGCCGACCTATTGGCAACCCTAAGAATCTGGGAAGGTGGGATGGCAATTTACGGTGCCGTGCTTTTTGGAGCCGTGGGTGCATGGTGGGGAGCCAAGCAAGCAGGTATCAGGTTCTGGCCGGTTGCAGACGCCGTGGCACCAGGCCTACTGATTGCCCAGGGAATCGGTCGATTGGGAAACTACTTCAATCAGGAGCTTTTTGGAGTTCCGACTACTTTTTGGTGGGGGCTTGAGATCCCAAGCGATAACCCTGCGTACCCTGCAGGGCTTCCCGAGGGTTTGACCTTCCACCCAACTTTTGCGTACGAAATGATCTGGAACCTCAGTGCTGCACTGATCCTTATTTACCTGGGTAAGCGCTTCACTCTGCAGTGGGGTAAACAAATTGCCCTCTACCTCGTGTTCTATTCGTTAGGAAGACTTTGGATAGAAAGTATCCGAATTGACCCAAGTGAGATTATCCTTGGACTACGAGTAAACATCTGGTCAGCGTTGATCGGAATCGCCATTGGAGTGATCCTCTTCTGGGTTCAAAGTCGCCGCCACCCTGGCCTGGAACCCGACATTTGGCTCAAAGGCAGAAACCCTGCCGAATCAGAGCCAACTCAACCGGCTGAAGAGAAAGCTCAGGCCTAA
- a CDS encoding transcription antitermination factor NusB encodes MSNPRQVALDLLLRVEETDSYINLLLSSVLEKSGLPEIDRGLVQELSYGALRWQLQYDEFINLLTPGKVLSAKVRISLRLGLHQLFRMRVPAHAAIHETVEMVKRFERSAAGLVNAVLRNCDRAGFDSLLGQVTENKPAIEVMAITHSHPKWVVTALISALELDGKGGEIEQLLIANNDTPEINLAALPGSNAQQALLELGLTPGDASPISFIAHGNPEPLLATPGVRVQDQGSQLVALALLAVGDKSGSWLDMCSGPGGKSALLQAGIAEQGGLLDCLEPAPHRAELVRQALNPKLQANVIVGYGQEAKQNSYDAILLDAPCSGLGSVRRKPESRWRKTPEQLANLTKIQAELLEAAVLALKSGGYLLYSTCSPIVVETNTQVKLILDRHPELELENANQVLNGINPSLQLPSGRKTAQLWTHLHTTDAMFMALIRKK; translated from the coding sequence TTGTCTAATCCACGTCAGGTCGCGCTCGATCTTCTCCTTCGAGTCGAGGAGACCGACAGTTACATCAACCTGCTGCTGTCCTCGGTCCTTGAGAAATCCGGACTACCCGAGATCGACCGCGGGCTGGTGCAGGAACTCAGCTACGGAGCCCTGAGGTGGCAACTGCAGTATGACGAGTTCATTAACCTTCTGACTCCGGGAAAGGTTCTCTCGGCAAAGGTGCGAATTTCCCTAAGGCTTGGGTTGCATCAGCTTTTCCGGATGCGGGTGCCCGCCCACGCGGCAATCCATGAGACCGTAGAGATGGTAAAGCGTTTTGAGCGCAGTGCTGCGGGTCTGGTAAATGCCGTTCTAAGGAACTGCGATCGCGCAGGTTTCGATTCTCTGCTCGGGCAGGTTACGGAAAATAAGCCAGCCATTGAAGTGATGGCAATCACTCATTCGCATCCAAAATGGGTTGTTACCGCATTGATCAGCGCCTTGGAACTGGATGGCAAGGGCGGGGAGATTGAACAGCTGTTGATCGCCAACAACGATACCCCGGAGATCAATCTTGCCGCCCTACCAGGTTCGAATGCCCAACAAGCGCTCCTAGAGCTCGGCCTAACTCCTGGGGACGCATCGCCAATTTCATTCATCGCCCACGGAAATCCTGAACCTCTCCTCGCCACACCCGGGGTCAGGGTTCAGGATCAGGGCTCGCAGCTGGTCGCCCTAGCTCTTCTTGCGGTAGGGGATAAATCGGGCAGCTGGTTAGACATGTGCTCTGGGCCAGGCGGTAAGTCTGCGCTATTGCAAGCTGGAATTGCTGAGCAGGGCGGACTGCTCGACTGCCTCGAACCAGCTCCTCATCGAGCTGAGTTGGTAAGGCAGGCGCTGAACCCCAAGCTGCAGGCGAACGTGATTGTTGGCTATGGGCAAGAGGCAAAGCAAAACAGCTACGACGCAATTCTGCTTGACGCCCCGTGCAGTGGATTGGGTTCGGTGCGCAGGAAACCCGAGTCGCGCTGGCGCAAAACTCCAGAGCAACTTGCCAATCTCACCAAGATCCAGGCAGAGCTGCTTGAGGCAGCGGTATTAGCCCTCAAATCCGGGGGTTACCTGCTCTACTCAACCTGCTCACCGATAGTCGTCGAAACCAACACGCAGGTGAAATTGATTCTGGATAGGCACCCTGAGCTAGAGCTTGAGAATGCCAATCAGGTACTGAACGGGATCAATCCCTCGTTGCAGCTTCCCAGCGGAAGAAAAACAGCTCAGCTCTGGACTCACCTGCACACCACGGACGCCATGTTCATGGCGCTAATTCGCAAGAAGTAG
- the trpB gene encoding tryptophan synthase subunit beta — protein MQTNLRDVAGPYFGEFGGRFVAEPLIAALDQLEATYLHAKSDPAFISELAELHRTYTGRPSIITEAPKFAAQFGDLRVFLKREDLNHTGSHKINNVMGQALLAKRMGKKRIIAETGAGQHGVASATAAAFFGLDCVVYMGEIDTERQALNVARMKLLGAEVIPVTTGSRTLKDAINEALRDWVANVETTHYLLGTVAGPHPFPTMVRDFHSVIGIESRAQMLEMTGRLPDAVAACVGGGSNAIGIFHPFLDDENVQLWGFEAAGDGVDTPKHAATLSKGRPGVLHGARSYMLQDEDGQTMESHSISAGLDYPGVGPEHSWLKDLGRAKYFGITDAQAMNAMRLLAQTEGIIPAIETAHALAGVSHLSDVLPAGAHILINLSGRGDKDMETAGRYFGLLEEK, from the coding sequence ATGCAAACAAATCTTCGAGACGTGGCAGGCCCGTACTTTGGTGAATTTGGCGGGCGATTTGTCGCGGAACCGCTGATTGCGGCGCTGGACCAACTCGAAGCAACCTACCTTCACGCCAAGTCTGACCCGGCTTTCATTTCGGAACTTGCGGAGCTTCACCGCACCTACACAGGAAGGCCCTCAATCATCACTGAGGCTCCGAAGTTTGCTGCGCAGTTCGGAGACCTCAGGGTCTTTCTAAAGCGAGAAGACCTAAACCACACCGGTAGCCACAAGATCAACAACGTCATGGGGCAGGCCCTGCTTGCTAAGCGCATGGGTAAAAAGCGCATCATCGCCGAAACTGGGGCGGGTCAGCACGGTGTCGCTTCCGCAACCGCAGCAGCCTTCTTTGGGCTTGACTGCGTGGTTTACATGGGCGAGATTGACACTGAGCGTCAGGCGCTGAATGTTGCACGAATGAAGCTCCTCGGTGCCGAGGTAATCCCAGTCACCACGGGGTCGAGAACCCTCAAGGATGCCATTAACGAGGCCCTTAGAGACTGGGTTGCCAACGTGGAAACCACCCACTATCTGCTCGGCACAGTTGCCGGTCCCCACCCCTTCCCAACCATGGTTCGTGACTTCCACTCTGTAATTGGCATCGAATCGCGTGCTCAGATGCTCGAAATGACTGGCCGATTGCCCGATGCTGTTGCTGCTTGCGTCGGCGGCGGATCCAATGCCATCGGCATCTTCCACCCGTTTTTGGACGATGAGAACGTGCAGCTTTGGGGATTTGAGGCAGCTGGGGATGGCGTTGACACTCCCAAGCATGCCGCGACCCTGAGCAAGGGTCGTCCGGGAGTGCTCCACGGAGCACGCAGCTACATGCTGCAGGACGAGGATGGGCAGACCATGGAATCCCACTCCATCTCAGCCGGCCTGGACTATCCAGGTGTTGGACCTGAGCACTCCTGGCTAAAGGACCTTGGGCGTGCAAAGTATTTCGGTATAACCGATGCGCAGGCCATGAACGCCATGCGACTACTTGCGCAAACTGAGGGCATAATTCCGGCAATCGAGACCGCGCATGCCCTGGCTGGAGTTTCACACCTGTCAGACGTTTTGCCAGCTGGCGCGCACATTTTGATCAACCTCTCTGGTCGCGGGGATAAAGACATGGAAACCGCTGGTCGCTACTTTGGCCTGCTGGAGGAGAAGTAA
- a CDS encoding methionyl-tRNA formyltransferase, whose protein sequence is MRLFFAGTPANAALALEHLVGQHEIVGVLTREDAAVGRKKVMTPSPVAQSAEKLGLHIIKANRVTEAVVQEVVSLNPNLGLVIAYGGMIPKTLLDQLEFWNLHFSILPMWRGATPLQHSIMHGTKTGVSLFRLDQGLDTGDLVGTAELVLGGNESTAQALPRFTLAGLELFQRVTSEPVNYMPQQGGTSYAPKFTRQDARLSLSDSADQLHRKVLAFNPEPVAWLECGGEPIRIFETRSLGATDWTTGEHRPGRVTVSGGKVLLECANGTQLELLLVQPAGKNIMRAGDWFRGQTTEVKFV, encoded by the coding sequence ATGAGACTCTTTTTTGCTGGGACCCCAGCTAACGCTGCCTTGGCTCTTGAGCATCTTGTAGGGCAGCACGAAATCGTCGGCGTCTTGACTCGCGAGGACGCTGCCGTGGGGCGCAAGAAAGTGATGACGCCCTCTCCCGTTGCACAATCAGCTGAAAAGCTCGGCCTGCACATCATCAAGGCGAATCGGGTGACTGAGGCCGTTGTCCAAGAAGTTGTCAGCCTCAATCCAAATCTCGGGCTGGTGATCGCTTACGGCGGCATGATCCCGAAGACGCTTTTGGATCAGCTCGAATTCTGGAACCTTCACTTCAGCATTCTGCCCATGTGGCGCGGGGCGACCCCGCTTCAGCACTCGATCATGCACGGCACGAAGACCGGGGTGAGCCTATTCCGTCTTGATCAGGGGCTCGACACCGGCGACCTGGTGGGAACTGCAGAGCTTGTTCTTGGCGGCAACGAGAGCACTGCGCAAGCTTTGCCAAGATTTACTCTGGCTGGGTTGGAGCTTTTTCAGAGGGTGACGTCGGAGCCAGTGAACTACATGCCGCAGCAGGGTGGTACAAGCTACGCGCCGAAATTCACTCGTCAGGACGCCAGGCTCTCACTGAGTGACAGTGCCGATCAGCTGCACCGAAAAGTTTTAGCCTTCAATCCCGAGCCCGTTGCATGGCTGGAATGTGGTGGCGAGCCGATCCGAATATTCGAAACGCGAAGCCTGGGGGCAACGGATTGGACTACTGGCGAGCACAGGCCCGGGCGGGTAACGGTAAGCGGTGGGAAAGTCCTCCTTGAATGCGCCAACGGTACTCAACTCGAGCTGCTTCTGGTTCAACCGGCGGGTAAAAACATCATGAGGGCGGGGGATTGGTTCAGGGGGCAAACGACAGAGGTGAAATTTGTCTAA
- the rpe gene encoding ribulose-phosphate 3-epimerase: MSIHPSILSADFANLQAELESIASADAAHVDVMDNHFVPNLTLGLPIVQRLQEVSKIPLDVHLMIDDPDHWVPKYAELGVDSVTFHLEAAKDPLALTRTLRSIGAQAAIAIKPGTPVTDVVELLPEIDMLLVMTVEPGFGGQKLISETLAKIVQARSEIRKRGLTIALQVDGGVTESNISELAELGADCFVAGSAVFNFENRALQISKLRELSGSHSH; the protein is encoded by the coding sequence ATGAGCATTCATCCGTCAATACTGAGCGCAGATTTTGCGAATTTGCAGGCAGAGCTTGAAAGTATTGCTTCGGCTGATGCAGCACATGTTGACGTAATGGACAACCACTTCGTTCCCAATTTGACCCTTGGGCTCCCGATCGTTCAGCGTCTTCAGGAAGTCTCGAAGATTCCGCTGGATGTTCACCTGATGATTGATGACCCAGATCACTGGGTCCCAAAGTACGCCGAGCTTGGGGTGGACTCAGTGACTTTTCACCTGGAGGCCGCCAAGGATCCATTGGCTTTGACGAGAACGCTTCGATCCATCGGTGCTCAAGCTGCCATCGCCATCAAACCGGGAACGCCCGTTACTGATGTCGTTGAACTGCTTCCGGAGATAGACATGTTGCTGGTGATGACCGTGGAGCCTGGATTTGGTGGCCAAAAGTTGATTTCGGAAACTCTCGCCAAGATTGTCCAGGCGCGAAGCGAGATTCGAAAGCGAGGCCTAACAATTGCGCTGCAGGTGGATGGCGGAGTCACGGAATCCAACATCAGTGAACTTGCAGAGCTAGGAGCAGATTGCTTCGTCGCCGGATCGGCCGTGTTCAATTTTGAAAATCGTGCACTGCAAATCAGTAAGCTTCGGGAGCTTTCTGGCTCTCATTCTCACTAG
- the hisG gene encoding ATP phosphoribosyltransferase has protein sequence MLRVAVPNKGILSDSAVSMLKEAGYATRRDSAELHLVDQENQIEFFYLRPRDIATYVGSGSLDVGLTGLDLLHDSQSRAVEVADLGFGGSTFRFAAPEGSSFRELSDLAGKRLATAYPNLISDYLASHGVSVEIVKLDGAVESAVRLGVADAVADVVSTGNTLRKAGLAIFGPVILKSTARLIAAPGKTELASKLLRRLQGVIVAREYVIFDYDCPVDLIERASQVTPGIESPTISPLADKNWVAVRALVKAEQTNQVMDQLYELGARAILVSAIHAARI, from the coding sequence GTGCTTAGAGTTGCTGTCCCAAACAAGGGCATTTTGTCGGATTCAGCGGTCTCCATGCTCAAGGAGGCTGGATATGCAACCCGCCGAGACTCTGCCGAGCTGCACCTGGTTGATCAGGAGAACCAGATTGAGTTCTTCTATCTCCGCCCCCGAGACATCGCCACCTACGTCGGCTCAGGCTCCTTGGACGTTGGCCTGACCGGCCTTGACCTGCTGCACGATTCTCAGTCGAGGGCCGTTGAGGTGGCAGATCTTGGATTTGGTGGTTCGACTTTCAGGTTTGCTGCCCCCGAGGGGTCGAGCTTTCGCGAGCTTTCAGATTTAGCGGGAAAGCGACTTGCTACCGCTTATCCAAATTTGATCTCTGATTACCTGGCCAGCCACGGGGTCAGCGTCGAAATAGTGAAACTGGACGGTGCCGTTGAATCCGCCGTTCGACTCGGCGTTGCAGATGCCGTTGCCGACGTGGTCTCGACCGGAAACACCCTGCGCAAGGCTGGGCTGGCAATTTTCGGTCCGGTAATTCTCAAATCAACCGCTCGGCTTATTGCAGCTCCGGGAAAAACTGAGCTGGCATCCAAGCTCCTTCGCAGACTCCAGGGCGTGATAGTGGCTCGAGAGTACGTAATTTTTGATTACGACTGTCCCGTTGACCTTATTGAGAGGGCGTCGCAAGTCACCCCAGGGATTGAATCCCCGACTATTTCGCCGCTTGCCGACAAAAACTGGGTTGCAGTGCGAGCCCTAGTCAAGGCGGAGCAGACGAATCAGGTTATGGACCAGCTTTATGAGCTTGGAGCGAGAGCGATTTTGGTTTCGGCTATCCACGCCGCGAGGATCTAG
- a CDS encoding chorismate-binding protein, translated as MLSFEQVSELSASYNVIPLTNKLFSGTETPLGIYQKLCGERPNTFLLESAEQGVWARYSFIGVRSRGQLIASETRAHWNSSEVATPEGTLPGEPLEALEYLQQAWKSAPAGFPLNSGLVGFVSWGAVNLLENLPAPKPRDYEIPLYAFNQFSELVVMDHKTAELILVSVIFVDDKDLHAKYLEATKNLENLEAELRKPTLSMISEPSWPSPNVVKRTEPKDFLDQVERAKHHVRLGDVFQVVISQRFDQVITADATEVYQAMRAVNPSPYMYLTRWEDQGGRFEIVGSSPEALVKVTDGKAITHPIAGSRPRGEDATADNALADELLNDAKERSEHLMLVDLARNDLLKVCEPQSLRVTEFMQIHRFSHIMHLVSTVEGQMRAGLGPVAALRATFPAGTLSGAPKPRALEIIHDLEPAYRGLFGGVVGYFDFEGNSDLAIAIRTALIRDGVAHVQAGAGIVLDSIPASEYAETEAKAAVVLKTVAAANAMHVES; from the coding sequence ATGCTGAGTTTTGAGCAGGTTTCCGAACTTAGTGCGAGCTACAACGTCATTCCGCTGACCAATAAGCTATTCTCCGGAACCGAAACGCCCTTGGGCATTTACCAAAAACTTTGCGGAGAGCGGCCCAACACTTTTTTGCTGGAATCCGCAGAGCAGGGCGTATGGGCGCGCTATTCGTTTATCGGAGTTCGATCCCGCGGGCAGCTAATAGCCTCTGAGACCAGGGCGCACTGGAATTCCAGCGAGGTTGCAACGCCAGAGGGGACGCTACCGGGCGAACCGCTGGAAGCCCTCGAATATTTGCAGCAGGCATGGAAATCTGCCCCAGCAGGATTTCCGCTCAATTCGGGTTTAGTCGGTTTCGTGAGCTGGGGGGCGGTAAATCTTCTGGAGAATCTGCCAGCCCCAAAGCCTAGAGACTATGAAATCCCGCTTTACGCGTTCAATCAGTTCTCCGAATTAGTGGTTATGGACCACAAAACCGCCGAGCTGATTTTGGTTAGCGTCATATTTGTCGATGATAAAGACCTCCACGCTAAGTATCTTGAGGCAACCAAGAACCTCGAGAATCTTGAGGCTGAGCTCAGGAAGCCAACCCTTTCGATGATCTCGGAGCCCAGCTGGCCCTCACCGAATGTGGTCAAGCGAACTGAGCCCAAAGATTTCCTAGATCAAGTCGAGCGAGCCAAGCACCATGTTCGCCTTGGAGATGTGTTCCAGGTGGTCATCTCTCAGCGTTTCGACCAGGTGATTACTGCCGACGCGACAGAGGTATATCAGGCCATGCGAGCGGTAAACCCAAGCCCTTACATGTATTTGACGCGTTGGGAAGATCAGGGCGGGCGTTTCGAGATCGTTGGATCGTCGCCGGAGGCTCTGGTCAAGGTCACCGATGGCAAGGCCATAACCCATCCAATTGCTGGTTCCAGACCCCGGGGCGAGGATGCCACCGCCGACAATGCTCTGGCAGATGAACTATTGAATGACGCGAAAGAGCGCAGCGAACACCTGATGCTGGTCGACCTGGCTCGAAATGACCTTTTGAAAGTATGCGAACCGCAGTCCCTGCGAGTGACAGAGTTCATGCAAATCCACAGGTTCAGCCACATCATGCACCTGGTTTCAACCGTGGAGGGTCAAATGAGAGCGGGACTTGGGCCCGTAGCCGCGCTGCGAGCAACGTTCCCGGCCGGAACCCTATCGGGAGCCCCAAAACCTCGGGCCCTTGAGATCATCCATGATCTTGAGCCCGCCTATCGAGGACTATTCGGTGGAGTGGTTGGCTACTTCGACTTTGAGGGTAACTCCGATCTGGCAATAGCAATCCGCACCGCTCTAATCAGAGATGGCGTGGCCCATGTGCAGGCTGGCGCGGGCATTGTGCTCGATTCCATCCCAGCGTCGGAATACGCCGAGACGGAGGCAAAGGCGGCAGTTGTGCTCAAAACCGTAGCCGCAGCGAATGCGATGCACGTTGAAAGCTAG
- the trpA gene encoding tryptophan synthase subunit alpha, whose translation MQSVQQVLEQNSATGRGSLIGYFPAGYPSVQDSVDALVAMAENGCDVLEVGVPYSDPVMDGLVIQQATEKALANGFKLRQLFDVVKGVRAKTDVPMLVMSYWNPVLSYGVEKFAEDLKDSGAQGIITPDLIPDEAGEWIEVSDQLGLDRVFLVAPSSSEKRVSNNSAASRGFVYSVSTMGITGERAELDRLAREVVGRVQQSGSTPTCVGVGISTAEQVREVNSYSSGAIVGTAFVRAYEQGGVHALAEKARELAGGLG comes from the coding sequence ATGCAGTCGGTTCAGCAGGTCCTTGAGCAAAACTCAGCCACCGGCCGAGGCTCACTGATTGGATATTTCCCAGCCGGCTACCCAAGCGTTCAGGATTCGGTTGATGCCCTAGTTGCAATGGCGGAAAACGGGTGTGACGTATTGGAAGTTGGCGTTCCCTACTCTGATCCCGTGATGGACGGCCTTGTCATCCAGCAGGCAACGGAAAAGGCGCTGGCTAACGGATTCAAACTCCGTCAACTCTTCGATGTTGTGAAAGGTGTTCGAGCTAAGACAGATGTGCCGATGCTCGTGATGTCCTACTGGAACCCAGTGCTCTCCTACGGGGTTGAGAAATTTGCCGAAGACCTAAAAGACTCGGGTGCCCAGGGAATCATCACGCCTGACCTAATCCCGGACGAAGCGGGAGAGTGGATTGAGGTGAGCGACCAGCTGGGTCTAGACCGAGTGTTCCTGGTCGCGCCCTCCAGTTCAGAGAAGCGCGTAAGCAACAACTCTGCAGCATCCAGGGGCTTTGTCTACTCGGTATCCACCATGGGTATCACAGGTGAGCGAGCAGAGCTTGACCGCCTGGCCCGGGAGGTCGTGGGCAGAGTCCAGCAATCCGGCTCCACCCCTACCTGCGTCGGGGTTGGAATTTCCACTGCCGAGCAGGTTCGCGAGGTAAACAGCTATTCAAGTGGTGCCATCGTGGGCACCGCCTTCGTGCGCGCCTACGAGCAGGGTGGTGTCCATGCCCTTGCAGAAAAGGCACGTGAATTGGCCGGCGGATTAGGATAA
- a CDS encoding phosphoribosyl-ATP diphosphatase, with amino-acid sequence MKSFDQLFEELLQRNEERPVGSRSTELLEQGVHAIGKKIVEEAAEVWMAAEHESDEQLALEASQLIYHLQLILISRGIPLSKVEEKL; translated from the coding sequence ATGAAATCCTTTGATCAGCTCTTTGAAGAGCTTCTCCAGCGCAACGAGGAGCGTCCAGTTGGGTCACGCTCCACGGAACTGCTGGAGCAGGGAGTTCATGCGATTGGGAAAAAGATTGTTGAAGAGGCCGCTGAGGTTTGGATGGCTGCCGAGCACGAGTCGGACGAACAGCTTGCGCTTGAGGCGTCTCAGTTGATTTACCACCTCCAGTTGATTTTGATTTCTAGGGGTATTCCACTTTCCAAGGTAGAGGAGAAGCTCTAG
- a CDS encoding indole-3-glycerol phosphate synthase TrpC gives MLEGLFEQARLASERRATSVSASQLEQRISALKPPVDAYLALAPAKQIKLIAEIKRRSPSKGFLADIPSAADQALRYQDFGAHAISVLTEESGFGGRLEDLELASKAVEIPLLRKDFISNEYQILEARANGADFVLLILAWLSASKFKELFDFAHSLGLGVLVETHTLEEIDIANQAGARLIGINTRNLETFATDIGLFEKMAGRLNPDAIKVAESAVRDVQDVIRYRSAGADAVLVGEALVKGDPSVLIPEFVSVT, from the coding sequence GTGCTCGAAGGTCTATTTGAGCAGGCCAGACTGGCCAGTGAGCGCCGAGCGACTTCGGTAAGCGCTTCACAACTAGAGCAGAGAATTTCGGCACTCAAGCCCCCCGTCGACGCATACCTTGCACTTGCACCAGCGAAGCAAATCAAGTTGATTGCAGAAATCAAACGACGCTCACCTTCAAAGGGTTTTCTGGCTGACATTCCAAGTGCCGCGGATCAGGCTCTTAGATACCAAGACTTCGGAGCTCACGCAATCTCAGTTTTGACCGAAGAATCTGGCTTTGGTGGTCGCTTAGAAGACTTGGAGCTGGCTTCAAAGGCGGTTGAAATACCACTCCTTCGCAAGGACTTCATCAGCAACGAGTATCAAATTTTGGAGGCAAGGGCCAATGGCGCAGATTTTGTGCTCTTGATTCTGGCCTGGCTGTCAGCTTCGAAATTCAAAGAACTATTCGATTTCGCCCACAGCCTAGGTCTAGGGGTGCTTGTTGAAACCCACACCCTTGAAGAAATAGACATCGCGAATCAAGCGGGGGCGAGGCTAATTGGTATAAACACCCGCAATCTAGAGACGTTTGCCACCGACATTGGACTGTTTGAAAAAATGGCTGGTCGACTCAACCCCGACGCCATCAAAGTTGCTGAATCGGCGGTGCGCGATGTGCAGGATGTGATCCGCTATCGCTCCGCTGGGGCGGATGCGGTTTTGGTGGGAGAGGCTTTGGTCAAGGGGGATCCTTCGGTTCTGATCCCTGAATTTGTATCCGTTACGTAG
- a CDS encoding DUF6704 family protein, protein MTQHSDPGHGNSVASWTTVIIILVAFTVGTFFFFLDNAAMVWASAGLVVVGLIAGWALKQAGYGVGGKHTKAH, encoded by the coding sequence ATGACACAGCACAGCGACCCCGGCCACGGAAACTCGGTAGCCTCCTGGACCACCGTAATCATCATTCTGGTGGCATTCACCGTCGGCACTTTCTTCTTCTTCCTGGACAACGCTGCGATGGTCTGGGCTTCAGCCGGACTGGTAGTTGTTGGCCTAATCGCAGGCTGGGCCCTAAAGCAAGCCGGATACGGTGTTGGCGGTAAGCACACCAAAGCGCACTAG